From the Dehalococcoidia bacterium genome, one window contains:
- a CDS encoding DUF932 domain-containing protein, giving the protein MAAGITEIDRGIVWGTTWHNLPQYKMKKMPVTLEEARQVLDFPIEKRKLGYMAPSSNWKEVDAYALVRGEHVLVDAVGSRFSVCNNVDMLNHIAKTVMKEFPQLKIESVGTLWAGATSFLNLKVDSFQVHGDKSETINRIMWYNPLGLGSYKTCAHNVRVVCDNTLRAAHVEGKANGTLRGIAHTATGAAKVQKELDNLARHFLELESLTQQMRRLAKKPMTSAMVESFLSQLVPIGPELEKSAVTQRQNKRETFLHQFESDQTLADPVNRSAYAMLNAVTYVLDHQDAKRGHDLGSIAWDGLVGTRAGIKDNALAILNASCN; this is encoded by the coding sequence ATGGCAGCTGGAATTACAGAGATTGATCGCGGAATAGTGTGGGGAACGACGTGGCATAACCTGCCACAGTATAAAATGAAGAAGATGCCAGTAACCCTTGAAGAGGCCCGCCAGGTGCTTGACTTCCCCATTGAGAAGCGGAAACTGGGATACATGGCGCCCAGCAGCAACTGGAAAGAGGTCGACGCCTATGCCCTGGTGCGCGGCGAACATGTCCTTGTCGACGCGGTGGGCAGCCGGTTCAGCGTCTGCAACAACGTGGACATGCTGAACCACATCGCCAAGACCGTGATGAAGGAGTTCCCCCAGCTGAAAATCGAGTCGGTCGGCACCCTCTGGGCCGGCGCAACCTCGTTCCTCAACCTGAAAGTTGACTCCTTCCAGGTGCACGGCGACAAGAGCGAGACCATCAACCGCATCATGTGGTACAACCCGCTGGGGCTTGGCAGTTACAAGACCTGCGCCCACAACGTCCGTGTGGTCTGCGACAACACCCTACGGGCGGCGCACGTCGAAGGCAAAGCCAACGGCACGCTGCGCGGAATCGCCCACACGGCAACCGGCGCCGCCAAGGTGCAGAAGGAACTGGACAACCTCGCCCGGCACTTCCTCGAGCTGGAGTCCCTCACCCAACAGATGCGGCGACTCGCCAAGAAGCCCATGACCTCGGCGATGGTCGAGTCGTTCTTATCACAGCTGGTGCCCATCGGCCCTGAGCTGGAAAAGTCTGCCGTGACGCAGCGGCAGAACAAGCGGGAGACCTTTCTCCATCAGTTTGAGAGTGACCAAACTCTTGCCGACCCGGTGAACCGCTCGGCGTATGCAATGCTCAACGCCGTGACTTACGTCCTGGACCACCAAGACGCCAAGCGCGGCCACGACCTCGGCAGCATCGCGTGGGACGGCCTCGTCGGGACACGCGCTGGCATCAAGGACAACGCCTTGGCAATCCTCAATGCTTCATGTAACTAA